From Oreochromis niloticus isolate F11D_XX linkage group LG14, O_niloticus_UMD_NMBU, whole genome shotgun sequence, one genomic window encodes:
- the plch1 gene encoding 1-phosphatidylinositol 4,5-bisphosphate phosphodiesterase eta-1 isoform X1, translated as MEEICSLFGPTSLSAHKVQSTFIHGPAEKSAALTVATLLARNIYHIGGTVAVPQKCRLTQTVERCMSVMQSGTQMVKLKAGSKGLVRLFYLDEHRSCIRWKPSRKSEKAKITIDSLYKVTEGGQSDIFHRHADGTFDPACCFTVYHGNHMESLDLVTSNAEEARTWITGLRYLMAGISDEDSLAKRQRTHDQWMKQTFEEADKNGDGLLNIDEIYQLLHKLNVNLPRRKVKQMFQEADTDDHQGTLTYEEFSVFYKMMSLRRDLYLLMMAYSDRKDHLTAEELANFLHNEQKMTNVTPEYVAEIIDKFEVSEENKQQCVMGIEGFTNFMRCPTCDIFNPLHHEVNQDMDQPLCNYFIASSHNTYLTGDQLLSHSKTDMYAWVLQSGCRCVEVDCWDGPEGEPMVQHGYTLTSKIPFKSVIETINKYAFINNQYPVILSIENHCSIQQQKKIAQYLREIFADKLDIGDVLSGNCKTLPSPHSLQGKILIKGKRLPAYLSADAEEGEVSDDDSADEIEDDFKLKSSNGNGHHQVESHIRKKLDSLLKESRIGDKEDTDSFSIRALLRATHQGLQKNLRQSSRGVLKKSQSRSFITTLKQKRHSKSRLTCQSMDKEEDGQERSGREAGGQFNRCGRKRKTMKLSRDLSNLVVFTNSVASQECLNEGTAGDVLSFSETRAQSLVNHRTEEFLAFNQRQLSRIYPSAYRIDSSNFNPQFYWNVGCQLVALNYQTEGRMMQLNRAKFMVNGGIGYVLKPPPMCKGTFNPFSDDPLPAYPKKQLILKIISGQQLPKPPDSMLGDRGEIIDPFVEVEIIGLPVDCCKEQTRVVDDNGFNPVWEETLTFTLHMAEVALVRFLVWDHDPIGRDFIGQRTVAFTSLMPGYRHVYLEGLTEASIFVHMSVHDVYGKWSPLVLNPSFTIMHFLGSNKSNQLRGIRGFFNRSSKSSVDTNSSGPRKRSISDHLLRRTASAPAKGRKKTKMMLSESVASISDQKNGTGAAAAGGEGVSGKEGGMEKRLQPRAPLIHRPISMPLDRLLQGQLSICSPDKEQHDMGADTVIGSCLFDRPRSSSVDLLIESSLATESNAPSPSKTYRNKEFHQSETSYLVVGVGEVRKEEDYANYQPEDNKSKIISTGTEKNSLVLPAMNSQMQLDKPETSSSSTTFTAAPSVSSSSSSVPSSVAPLSPVNRYCDLKSPSSMHDSTISRIIDAVSLGNEEDTCGSVSALIGQFESTVDQNSFTSCDMIPSHHSNLRPTTPKTLEEFRSPLKTSADSPYKKNPTSPQKAVHKANNVNWEICSPHKTTQPAPALISSPETTELEEVYTILDEEVLSPVSVYNLKKQTVHVQADTLKSTPSSSLGSSPAKVVQGLGKSHNIGWDCVERKRDEEIEERVYEEVTDPPGPMSETEQNTSKRYIGSSVNGHSFHIAHDSSGKVFTEVELNVDEDPLETMLTSPRHYEFGLMSPIKRQAIYENHESTPSCFLQKQPSSYYDSQQQYSSRSSHVAFSQHHSPMNQPSYQQFSHDEHHDNSQASLHYRLFNSRPSNPSPVRQNSYPIPQRNSEALNHTRDFSTSYQQRSYSGNRILNMSHQDRLGYEQLEREQAGCYQNGICSSESLHDQSATSVNSCRDRGLYSPSSDCEAVYSHLDYDCIMSSPAPQNSQLHNQSQTQSFDQQQSWNQKVSQINYRHQPQAETRTTRQSSLKPLSPLSQSDTIDSTAPSPCKSKSLGDLTSEDISCNFQSKYHIISRSFITPHMRKQKKSGTIEGVTFQSQSCDPLTEQLRKLVSLEGDDSDIDRPQSPQLQAKSPLSQPQAPSLAPVVSRDTDDSPPPLTRRLSSRSQSRVRHINSRARERQQEALKPRSGVVINSTAGIGGVVLRNKPASQNPPTNRHSTGSYIAGYLGQLEDRGLPEGACTSLRYGNGDHYGDRYYTDDSLPPANTSHSVSEPEVYFLLRL; from the exons TGGAGCGATGCATGAGTGTTATGCAGTCAGGGACACAGATGGTAAAGCTGAAGGCTGGATCCAAAGGGTTGGTAAGGCTCTTCTACCTGGATGAACATCGTTCCTGCATCCGCTGGAAGCCCTCACGCAAGAGTGAGAAGGCCAAGA TCACCATTGATTCACTGTATAAGGTGACAGAGGGCGGTCAGTCGGACATCTTCCATCGGCATGCGGATGGCACCTTCGACCCTGCCTGCTGTTTCACAGTTTATCATGGAAACCACATGGAGTCCCTTGACCTGGTGACATCAAATGCAGAGGAAGCCAGAACCTGGATAACTGGTCTTCGCTACCTAATGGCCGGAATTAGTGATGAGGACTCTTTGGCCAAGCGCCAGCGTACACACGACCA atgGATGAAGCAGACGTTTGAAGAGGCCGATAAGAACGGAGATGGCCTACTAAACATTGACGAAATCTACCAACTTCTTCATAAGCTGAATGTCAATCTGCCACGCAGGAAGGTCAAGCAAATGTTTCAG GAAGCAGACACAGATGATCATCAGGGCACCCTCACATACGAGGAGTTCTCTGTCTTCTACAAGATGATGTCTCTTAGACGGGACCTGTATCTGCTGATGATGGCATACAGCGATAGGAAGGACCACCTGACAGCAGAAGAACTGGCCAACTTCCTGCACAACGAGCAAAAG ATGACCAATGTGACTCCAGAGTATGTTGCAGAAATCATTGACAAGTTTGAAgtgtcagaagaaaataaacaacaatGTGTTATGGGGATTGAAG GTTTTACAAATTTCATGCGCTGTCCAACGTGTGACATTTTCAACCCACTGCACCACGAGGTAAATCAAGACATGGACCAGCCTCTGTGTAACTACTTCATCGCCTCCTCTCACAACACCTACTTGACCGGAGATCAGCTCCTCTCCCACTCCAAGACTGACATGTATGCCTGGGTGCTGCAGTCTGGTTGCCgctgtgtggaag TGGACTGTTGGGATGGTCCCGAAGGAGAGCCGATGGTCCAGCATGGCTACACTCTGACCTCAAAGATCCCATTCAAGTCTGTCATAGAGACCATCAATAAATACGCCTTCATAAATAACCA gtaTCCAGTGATTCTCTCCATAGAGAACCACTGTAGCatccagcagcaaaagaagattgcACAGTACCTGCGAGAAATCTTTGCAGACAAACTGGACATAGGAGATGTACTGAGTGGAAACTGCAAAACATTACCCAGTCCTCACAGCCTGCAAGGCAAGATACTCATCAAA GGAAAACGCCTGCCTGCATATCTGTCTGCAGATGCTGAAGAAGGGGAGGTGTCCGATGATGACAGCGCTGATGAAATTGAGGACGACTTCAAGCTCAAGAGCAGTAAT GGCAATGGTCATCACCAGGTGGAGTCTCACATCAGAAAGAAACTGGACTCTCTTTTAAAGGAGTCTCGGATCGGAGACAAGGAAGAcactgacagcttcagcatcaGAGCTTTGCTCCGAGCCACACACCAGGGTCTTCAGAAGAATCTGCGGCAG agCTCCAGAGGGGTTCTGAAGAAATCCCAAAGCAGATCGTTCATCACGACACTCAAACAGAAG AGGCACTCCAAATCCAGGCTGACATGCCAAAGCATGGACAAGGAAGAAGATGGTCAGGAGAGGTCTGGGAGGGAGGCTGGAGGACAGTTCAACAG GTGTGGAAGAAAGAGGAAGACGATGAAACTGAGCAGAGATCTGTCAAATCTCGTGGTGTTCACCAACTCTGTTGCCTCACAGGAGTGTCTTAATGAAG GCACTGCAGGTGACGTTCTGTCTTTCAGTGAGACCAGAGCACAGTCTCTGGTGAATCACAGAACAGAAGAGTTCCTGGCTTTTAACCAGAGGCAGCTGTCTCGAATTTATCCCTCGGCATATCGCATCGACTCTTCCAATTTCAACCCTCAGTTCTACTGGAACGTGGGTTGTCAGTTGG ttGCACTCAACTATCAGACAGAGGGGAGGATGATGCAGCTGAACAGAGCCAAGTTTATGGTGAATGGAGGTATTGGATATGTCCTCAAGCCTCCTCCAATGTGTAAAG GCACCTTCAACCCATTCAGTGATGATCCCCTTCCAGCTTATCCCAAGAAACAGCTCATTCTCAAGATCATTAGTGGACAGCAGTTGCCCAAACCGCCAGATTCCATGCTGGGGGACCGTGGAGAG ATTATTGATCCTTTTGTTGAAGTGGAAATAATCGGTTTGCCAGTTGACTGCTGCAAGGAACAGACCCGAGTTGTTGATGACAATG GTTTTAACCCAGTATGGGAGGAGACTCTGACCTTTACACTTCATATGGCTGAGGTGGCATTGGTGCGTTTCCTTGTCTGGGACCATGACCCGATTGGAAGGGACTTTATTGGTCAACGGACTGTTGCTTTCACCAGCCTGATGCCTG GTTACAGACATGTTTACTTGGAAGGGCTAACTGAAGCTTCCATTTTTGTGCACATGTCAGTGCATGATGTCTATGGGAAG tggagccctctagtgctGAACCCCAGCTTTACCATAATGCACTTTCTAGGATCTAATAAG AGTAATCAGCTACGAGGTATCCGAGGTTTCTTTAACCGTTCTTCCAAGTCCTCCGTTGATACAAATTCCAGTGGTCCTCGAAAACGCTCCATCAGTGATCACCTCCTGCGACGCACTGCAAGTGCCCCGGCAAAGGGACGAAAGAAGACAAAGATGATGCTGTCAGAGTCAGTGGCTTCAATATCAGACCAAAAGAATGGCACAggtgcagctgctgcaggaggAGAGGGTGTGTCTGGGAAGGAAGGAGGGATGGAGAAACGTCTCCAGCCCCGAGCCCCACTTATTCACAGGCCGATCTCCATGCCCTTAGACAGACTTCTGCAAGGGCAGCTTTCCATCTGCTCCCCAGACAAAGAACAGCATGACATGGGTGCAGACACTGTTATTG GATCCTGCCTTTTTGACAGGCCCAGGTCTTCCTCTGTTGACCTACTCATCGAATCATCACTTGCCACAGAATCAAACGCCCCTTCTCCCTCTAAGACATACAGAAACAAAGAATTTCACCAGTCAGAGACTTCTTATCTGGTTGTTGGTGTTGGAGAAGTGAGGAAGGAAGAAGACTATGCGAATTACCAGCCAGAAGACAACAAGTCCAAGATCATCTCCACAGGAACAGAGAAAAACTCTCTTGTATTGCCTGCAATGAATAGCCAGATGCAACTGGATAAACCAGAAACATCATCAAGTAGCACAACATTCACAGCTGCACCTTCAGtgtcttcatcctcctcctctgtccccTCATCTGTGGCCCCTCTTTCCCCTGTCAACAGGTACTGTGATTTAAAGAGCCCCAGCTCTATGCATGACAGCACAATTTCCAGAATTATTGATGCTGTATCCTTAGGCAATGAGGAAGACACATGTGGCTCTGTTTCAGCTCTTATTGGTCAGTTTGAAAGCACTGTTGACCAAAACAGTTTCACATCTTGTGATATGATCCCGTCCCATCACTCAAACTTGAGGCCTACTACCCCTAAAACACTGGAAGAGTTCAGATCTCCTCTGAAAACCAGTGCAGATTCCCCCTACAAGAAAAATCCCACAAGTCCCCAGAAGGCAGTTCATAAAGCGAATAATGTAAATTGGGAAATCTGTTCACCTCACAAAACTACCCAACCTGCACCAGCCCTCATCTCCAGCCCAGAAACCACTGAGCTCGAGGAGGTCTATACCATTCTAGATGAGGAGGTTTTGTCGCCAGTATCAGTGTACAACCTGAAGAAACAGACAGTCCATGTTCAGGCAGACACTTTAAAGAGCACACCCTCAAGCAGTTTGGGGTCATCTCCAGCAAAGGTGGTTCAAGGACTGGGGAAAAGTCATAATATAGGCTGGGATTGtgtggaaagaaaaagagatgaGGAGATAGAGGAGAGGGTGTATGAAGAGGTGACTGATCCCCCAGGACCAATGAgtgaaacagaacaaaatacTTCTAAAAGGTACATAGGCTCTTCTGTAAACGGTCACAGTTTTCACATTGCCCACGATTCATCTGGAAAGGTTTTTACAGAAGTGGAGTTAAATGTTGATGAGGATCCACTGGAGACAATGCTGACTTCCCCAAGACATTATGAGTTTGGGCTTATGAGTCCTATCAAACGCCAGGCTATTTATGAAAACCATGAGTCCACTCCTAGCTGCTTCCTACAAAAACAGCCTTCTTCATATTATGATTCCCAACAGCAGTACTCATCACGTTCCTCTCACGTTGCATTTTCACAGCATCATTCCCCCATGAATCAACCTTCTTATCAGCAGTTCAGTCACGATGAACACCATGACAACTCCCAGGCTTCCCTCCACTATAGACTTTTTAACTCTAGACCCTCTAATCCCAGTCCAGTGCGTCAAAACAGCTACCCCATACCTCAGAGAAATTCCGAGGCCCTTAACCACACCAGAGACTTCAGCACTTCCTACCAGCAGAGGAGCTACAGTGGGAATCGTATCCTAAACATGTCTCATCAAGACAGGCTGGGGTATGAACAGCTGGAGAGGGAGCAAGCAGGATGTTACCAAAATGGTATTTGCTCTTCGGAAAGCCTCCATGATCAATCTGCTACATCTGTAAACAGCTGTAGAGACAGAGGCCTTTATTCCCCCTCTTCAGACTGTGAAGCAGTATACAGCCATCTGGACTATGACTGCATTATGTCCTCTCCAGCTCCACAGAACAGCCAGCTACACAACCAAAGTCAAACACAATCATTTGACCAACAGCAGTCATGGAACCAAAAGGTTTCTCAGATTAATTATAGGCACCAGCCACAGGCTGAAACCAGAACTACACGACAGTCTAGTTTAAAGCCGTTATCACCTCTTTCTCAGTCTGATACTATAGACTCCACAGCCCCCAGCCCATGCAAATCCAAATCCCTGGGAGACTTAACCTCTGAAGACATATCATGCAACTTTCAGAGCAAATACCACATTATTAGTCGCAGTTTCATCACGCCCCATATGAGGAAGCAAAAGAAGTCGGGCACCATAGAGGGAGTAACTTTCCAGTCACAGTCTTGTGATCCTCTTACCGAACAGCTACGTAAGCTGGTCAGTTTGGAGGGGGATGACAGTGACATTGATAGGCCCCAGTCTCCTCAGTTGCAAGCAAAATCCCCACTGTCACAGCCACAGGCACCAAGTTTAGCTCCTGTTGTGTCCAGGGATACAGATGATTCCCCTCCACCCCTAACACGTCGCCTATCCTCCCGTAGTCAAAGCCGTGTACGTCACATCAATAGCCGGGCTCGGGAAAGACAGCAAGAAGCTCTAAAACCTCGCTCAGGGGTGGTCATCAATAGCACTGCCGGCATTGGTGGGGTAGTATTAAGGAATAAACCAGCCTCACAGAATCCTCCAACGAACAGACACTCTACTGGTTCTTACATAGCAGGTTATCTTGGTCAGCTGGAGGACAGGGGACTTCCCGAAGGAGCTTGCACATCATTACGTTACGGAAATGGTGACCATTATGGAGATCGATACTATACTGAtgactctcttccacctgcaaaCACAAGCCACTCAGTGTCTGAGCCCGAGGTCTACTTTCTGCTCAGACTCTAA
- the plch1 gene encoding 1-phosphatidylinositol 4,5-bisphosphate phosphodiesterase eta-1 isoform X6, which translates to MEEICSLFGPTSLSAHKVQSTFIHGPAEKSAALTVATLLARNIYHIGGTVAVPQKCRLTQTVERCMSVMQSGTQMVKLKAGSKGLVRLFYLDEHRSCIRWKPSRKSEKAKITIDSLYKVTEGGQSDIFHRHADGTFDPACCFTVYHGNHMESLDLVTSNAEEARTWITGLRYLMAGISDEDSLAKRQRTHDQWMKQTFEEADKNGDGLLNIDEIYQLLHKLNVNLPRRKVKQMFQEADTDDHQGTLTYEEFSVFYKMMSLRRDLYLLMMAYSDRKDHLTAEELANFLHNEQKMTNVTPEYVAEIIDKFEVSEENKQQCVMGIEGFTNFMRCPTCDIFNPLHHEVNQDMDQPLCNYFIASSHNTYLTGDQLLSHSKTDMYAWVLQSGCRCVEVDCWDGPEGEPMVQHGYTLTSKIPFKSVIETINKYAFINNQYPVILSIENHCSIQQQKKIAQYLREIFADKLDIGDVLSGNCKTLPSPHSLQGKILIKGKRLPAYLSADAEEGEVSDDDSADEIEDDFKLKSSNGNGHHQVESHIRKKLDSLLKESRIGDKEDTDSFSIRALLRATHQGLQKNLRQSSRGVLKKSQSRSFITTLKQKRHSKSRLTCQSMDKEEDGQERSGREAGGQFNRCGRKRKTMKLSRDLSNLVVFTNSVASQECLNEGTAGDVLSFSETRAQSLVNHRTEEFLAFNQRQLSRIYPSAYRIDSSNFNPQFYWNVGCQLVALNYQTEGRMMQLNRAKFMVNGGIGYVLKPPPMCKGTFNPFSDDPLPAYPKKQLILKIISGQQLPKPPDSMLGDRGEIIDPFVEVEIIGLPVDCCKEQTRVVDDNGFNPVWEETLTFTLHMAEVALVRFLVWDHDPIGRDFIGQRTVAFTSLMPGYRHVYLEGLTEASIFVHMSVHDVYGKWSPLVLNPSFTIMHFLGSNKSNQLRGIRGFFNRSSKSSVDTNSSGPRKRSISDHLLRRTASAPAKGRKKTKMMLSESVASISDQKNGTGAAAAGGEGVSGKEGGMEKRLQPRAPLIHRPISMPLDRLLQGQLSICSPDKEQHDMGADTVIVEN; encoded by the exons TGGAGCGATGCATGAGTGTTATGCAGTCAGGGACACAGATGGTAAAGCTGAAGGCTGGATCCAAAGGGTTGGTAAGGCTCTTCTACCTGGATGAACATCGTTCCTGCATCCGCTGGAAGCCCTCACGCAAGAGTGAGAAGGCCAAGA TCACCATTGATTCACTGTATAAGGTGACAGAGGGCGGTCAGTCGGACATCTTCCATCGGCATGCGGATGGCACCTTCGACCCTGCCTGCTGTTTCACAGTTTATCATGGAAACCACATGGAGTCCCTTGACCTGGTGACATCAAATGCAGAGGAAGCCAGAACCTGGATAACTGGTCTTCGCTACCTAATGGCCGGAATTAGTGATGAGGACTCTTTGGCCAAGCGCCAGCGTACACACGACCA atgGATGAAGCAGACGTTTGAAGAGGCCGATAAGAACGGAGATGGCCTACTAAACATTGACGAAATCTACCAACTTCTTCATAAGCTGAATGTCAATCTGCCACGCAGGAAGGTCAAGCAAATGTTTCAG GAAGCAGACACAGATGATCATCAGGGCACCCTCACATACGAGGAGTTCTCTGTCTTCTACAAGATGATGTCTCTTAGACGGGACCTGTATCTGCTGATGATGGCATACAGCGATAGGAAGGACCACCTGACAGCAGAAGAACTGGCCAACTTCCTGCACAACGAGCAAAAG ATGACCAATGTGACTCCAGAGTATGTTGCAGAAATCATTGACAAGTTTGAAgtgtcagaagaaaataaacaacaatGTGTTATGGGGATTGAAG GTTTTACAAATTTCATGCGCTGTCCAACGTGTGACATTTTCAACCCACTGCACCACGAGGTAAATCAAGACATGGACCAGCCTCTGTGTAACTACTTCATCGCCTCCTCTCACAACACCTACTTGACCGGAGATCAGCTCCTCTCCCACTCCAAGACTGACATGTATGCCTGGGTGCTGCAGTCTGGTTGCCgctgtgtggaag TGGACTGTTGGGATGGTCCCGAAGGAGAGCCGATGGTCCAGCATGGCTACACTCTGACCTCAAAGATCCCATTCAAGTCTGTCATAGAGACCATCAATAAATACGCCTTCATAAATAACCA gtaTCCAGTGATTCTCTCCATAGAGAACCACTGTAGCatccagcagcaaaagaagattgcACAGTACCTGCGAGAAATCTTTGCAGACAAACTGGACATAGGAGATGTACTGAGTGGAAACTGCAAAACATTACCCAGTCCTCACAGCCTGCAAGGCAAGATACTCATCAAA GGAAAACGCCTGCCTGCATATCTGTCTGCAGATGCTGAAGAAGGGGAGGTGTCCGATGATGACAGCGCTGATGAAATTGAGGACGACTTCAAGCTCAAGAGCAGTAAT GGCAATGGTCATCACCAGGTGGAGTCTCACATCAGAAAGAAACTGGACTCTCTTTTAAAGGAGTCTCGGATCGGAGACAAGGAAGAcactgacagcttcagcatcaGAGCTTTGCTCCGAGCCACACACCAGGGTCTTCAGAAGAATCTGCGGCAG agCTCCAGAGGGGTTCTGAAGAAATCCCAAAGCAGATCGTTCATCACGACACTCAAACAGAAG AGGCACTCCAAATCCAGGCTGACATGCCAAAGCATGGACAAGGAAGAAGATGGTCAGGAGAGGTCTGGGAGGGAGGCTGGAGGACAGTTCAACAG GTGTGGAAGAAAGAGGAAGACGATGAAACTGAGCAGAGATCTGTCAAATCTCGTGGTGTTCACCAACTCTGTTGCCTCACAGGAGTGTCTTAATGAAG GCACTGCAGGTGACGTTCTGTCTTTCAGTGAGACCAGAGCACAGTCTCTGGTGAATCACAGAACAGAAGAGTTCCTGGCTTTTAACCAGAGGCAGCTGTCTCGAATTTATCCCTCGGCATATCGCATCGACTCTTCCAATTTCAACCCTCAGTTCTACTGGAACGTGGGTTGTCAGTTGG ttGCACTCAACTATCAGACAGAGGGGAGGATGATGCAGCTGAACAGAGCCAAGTTTATGGTGAATGGAGGTATTGGATATGTCCTCAAGCCTCCTCCAATGTGTAAAG GCACCTTCAACCCATTCAGTGATGATCCCCTTCCAGCTTATCCCAAGAAACAGCTCATTCTCAAGATCATTAGTGGACAGCAGTTGCCCAAACCGCCAGATTCCATGCTGGGGGACCGTGGAGAG ATTATTGATCCTTTTGTTGAAGTGGAAATAATCGGTTTGCCAGTTGACTGCTGCAAGGAACAGACCCGAGTTGTTGATGACAATG GTTTTAACCCAGTATGGGAGGAGACTCTGACCTTTACACTTCATATGGCTGAGGTGGCATTGGTGCGTTTCCTTGTCTGGGACCATGACCCGATTGGAAGGGACTTTATTGGTCAACGGACTGTTGCTTTCACCAGCCTGATGCCTG GTTACAGACATGTTTACTTGGAAGGGCTAACTGAAGCTTCCATTTTTGTGCACATGTCAGTGCATGATGTCTATGGGAAG tggagccctctagtgctGAACCCCAGCTTTACCATAATGCACTTTCTAGGATCTAATAAG AGTAATCAGCTACGAGGTATCCGAGGTTTCTTTAACCGTTCTTCCAAGTCCTCCGTTGATACAAATTCCAGTGGTCCTCGAAAACGCTCCATCAGTGATCACCTCCTGCGACGCACTGCAAGTGCCCCGGCAAAGGGACGAAAGAAGACAAAGATGATGCTGTCAGAGTCAGTGGCTTCAATATCAGACCAAAAGAATGGCACAggtgcagctgctgcaggaggAGAGGGTGTGTCTGGGAAGGAAGGAGGGATGGAGAAACGTCTCCAGCCCCGAGCCCCACTTATTCACAGGCCGATCTCCATGCCCTTAGACAGACTTCTGCAAGGGCAGCTTTCCATCTGCTCCCCAGACAAAGAACAGCATGACATGGGTGCAGACACTGTTATTG TAGAGAACTGA